A part of Primulina eburnea isolate SZY01 chromosome 10, ASM2296580v1, whole genome shotgun sequence genomic DNA contains:
- the LOC140842867 gene encoding uncharacterized protein — protein MQGDEGDDDCAESDELESAFDSQEEDSQKFVMYAYSENPDLKLGMIFNSKKEAKFAIESHCIRRGMVVNFVKNNKSRLRGVWKNEGCEWVIHVSSVNKDSCWQIKTFKPEHKNCYWNVKNKNIKSSTREFREEVKSTLNVSLTYKQAYLGRKKALKLVDGSIAEQFSQIKNYYAELRRSDEGASVILKPTDGDDASRFQRLYVCFSAYKQSFKESCRPVVGVDGCFLKTNIGGQLLTSVGLDPNNNIFPIAYALVEGETKDSWMWFLQLLNNDIWL, from the exons ATGCAAGGTGATGAAGGAGATGATGATTGTGCAGAAAGTGATGAGTTAGAGAGTGCATTTGATTCTCAAGAGGAAGATTCACAAAAATTCGTAATGTATGCCTACTCTGAAAATCCTGATTTGAAGCTTGGTATGATATTTAATTCAAAAAAAGAGGCAAAGTTTGCTATAGAAAGTCATTGTATCAGACGAGGGATGGTAGTGAACTTTGTCAAGAATAATAAAAGTAGGCTTCGAGGTGTGTGGAAAAATGAAGGATGTGAATGGGTTATTCATGTGTCATCAGTGAATAAGGACAGTTGCTGGCAGATAAAGACATTTAAACCTGAGCACAAAAACTGCTATTGGAAtgttaaaaacaaaaacatcAAGTCAA GTACCAGAGAGTTCCGAGAAGAGGTTAAATCTACTTTGAATGTATCTCTCACATATAAACAAGCTTATTTGGGTCGGAAAAAAGCATTAAAGCTAGTTGATGGCAGCATAGCGGAACAATTTAGccaaataaaaaattactaTGCTGAACTGAGAAGGTCCGATGAAGGTGCATCTGTGATTCTGAAACCTACTGATGGAGATGATGCGTCAAGATTTCAGAGGCTGTATGTGTGCTTCTCGGCCTATAAACAAAGTTTTAAGGAGTCTTGTAGACCTGTGGTTGGAGTGGATGGATGTTTTTTGAAAACCAATATTGGTGGGCAGTTGTTGACATCAGTTGGCCTAGATCCAAATAACAACATTTTTCCTATTGCTTATGCATTGGTGGAAGGAGAGACAAAGGATAGTTGGATGTGGTTTCTGCAGTTGTTGAATAACGATATATGGCTTTGA